A region of Lagenorhynchus albirostris chromosome 20, mLagAlb1.1, whole genome shotgun sequence DNA encodes the following proteins:
- the MED9 gene encoding mediator of RNA polymerase II transcription subunit 9 isoform X1 yields the protein MASVGVSVGRQAEDALQPPAEPPLPETKPLPPPQPPPPVSAPQPQPPPRPPSPAGVKAEENCSFLPLVHNIIKCMDKDSPDVQQDLNALRTKFQEMRKVVGAMPGIHLSPERQQQQLHRLREQVRTKNELLQKVVCGPVLRLRPNTVGHEAQKHQAAGLSRKAAADTGSSWASPVLQSCDLWHFSSV from the exons ATGGCTTCTGTGGGGGTGTCTGTCGGCCGGCAGGCCGAGGATGCGCTGCAGCCACCCGCAGAGCCGCCGCTGCCCGAGACGAAGCCCCTGCCGCctccgcagccgccgccgccggtCTCCGCGCCGCAGCCGCAACCGCCGCCGAGGCCTCCGTCACCGGCCGGCGTGAAGGCGGAGGAGAACTGCTCCTTCCTCCCACTGGTTCACAACATCATCAAATG CATGGACAAGGACAGCCCTGATGTCCAGCAGGACCTGAACGCCCTCAGGACCAAGTTCCAGGAGATGCGCAAGGTGGTCGGCGCCATGCCTGGCATCCACCTGAGCCCcgagcggcagcagcagcagctgcacCGCCTCCGCGAGCAGGTCCGGACCAAGAACGAGCTCCTGCAGAA AGTAGTGTGTGGGCCGGTTTTAAGGCTCCGACCAAATACTGTGGGACACGAAGCTCAGAAACACCAGGCGGCCGGGCTCTCCCGGAAGGCTGCGGCGGACACGGGCTCCTCATGGGCCTCTCCTGTGCTCCAGAGTTGTGACTTGTGGCACTTTTCAAGCGTGTGA
- the MED9 gene encoding mediator of RNA polymerase II transcription subunit 9 isoform X2, with protein sequence MASVGVSVGRQAEDALQPPAEPPLPETKPLPPPQPPPPVSAPQPQPPPRPPSPAGVKAEENCSFLPLVHNIIKCMDKDSPDVQQDLNALRTKFQEMRKVVGAMPGIHLSPERQQQQLHRLREQSSVWAGFKAPTKYCGTRSSETPGGRALPEGCGGHGLLMGLSCAPEL encoded by the exons ATGGCTTCTGTGGGGGTGTCTGTCGGCCGGCAGGCCGAGGATGCGCTGCAGCCACCCGCAGAGCCGCCGCTGCCCGAGACGAAGCCCCTGCCGCctccgcagccgccgccgccggtCTCCGCGCCGCAGCCGCAACCGCCGCCGAGGCCTCCGTCACCGGCCGGCGTGAAGGCGGAGGAGAACTGCTCCTTCCTCCCACTGGTTCACAACATCATCAAATG CATGGACAAGGACAGCCCTGATGTCCAGCAGGACCTGAACGCCCTCAGGACCAAGTTCCAGGAGATGCGCAAGGTGGTCGGCGCCATGCCTGGCATCCACCTGAGCCCcgagcggcagcagcagcagctgcacCGCCTCCGCGAGCAG AGTAGTGTGTGGGCCGGTTTTAAGGCTCCGACCAAATACTGTGGGACACGAAGCTCAGAAACACCAGGCGGCCGGGCTCTCCCGGAAGGCTGCGGCGGACACGGGCTCCTCATGGGCCTCTCCTGTGCTCCAGAGTTGTGA
- the MED9 gene encoding mediator of RNA polymerase II transcription subunit 9 isoform X4, with protein MASVGVSVGRQAEDALQPPAEPPLPETKPLPPPQPPPPVSAPQPQPPPRPPSPAGVKAEENCSFLPLVHNIIKCMDKDSPDVQQDLNALRTKFQEMRKVVGAMPGIHLSPERQQQQLHRLREQVRTKNELLQKYKSLCMFEIPKE; from the exons ATGGCTTCTGTGGGGGTGTCTGTCGGCCGGCAGGCCGAGGATGCGCTGCAGCCACCCGCAGAGCCGCCGCTGCCCGAGACGAAGCCCCTGCCGCctccgcagccgccgccgccggtCTCCGCGCCGCAGCCGCAACCGCCGCCGAGGCCTCCGTCACCGGCCGGCGTGAAGGCGGAGGAGAACTGCTCCTTCCTCCCACTGGTTCACAACATCATCAAATG CATGGACAAGGACAGCCCTGATGTCCAGCAGGACCTGAACGCCCTCAGGACCAAGTTCCAGGAGATGCGCAAGGTGGTCGGCGCCATGCCTGGCATCCACCTGAGCCCcgagcggcagcagcagcagctgcacCGCCTCCGCGAGCAGGTCCGGACCAAGAACGAGCTCCTGCAGAAGTACAAGAGCCTGTGCATGTTCGAGATCCCCAAGGAGTAG
- the MED9 gene encoding mediator of RNA polymerase II transcription subunit 9 isoform X3 produces the protein MASVGVSVGRQAEDALQPPAEPPLPETKPLPPPQPPPPVSAPQPQPPPRPPSPAGVKAEENCSFLPLVHNIIKWSPRACWTWQRRVGGPHAGSAFTFTWDARLELAQGSSRPVSRTPSPQGLFPHMCRFQSAQQPASRGLALGPDGQEVTPRLTCSSSALPCLLLC, from the exons ATGGCTTCTGTGGGGGTGTCTGTCGGCCGGCAGGCCGAGGATGCGCTGCAGCCACCCGCAGAGCCGCCGCTGCCCGAGACGAAGCCCCTGCCGCctccgcagccgccgccgccggtCTCCGCGCCGCAGCCGCAACCGCCGCCGAGGCCTCCGTCACCGGCCGGCGTGAAGGCGGAGGAGAACTGCTCCTTCCTCCCACTGGTTCACAACATCATCAAATG GTCCCCCCGGGCATGCTGGACGTGGCAGAGGAGGGTTGGGGGGCCTCACGCTGGGTCGGCCTTCACCTTCACTTGGGACGCGAGGCTGGAGCTGGCCCAGGGGTCATCGAGGCCGGTCAGCAGGACCCCAAGCCCGCAGGGCCTCTTCCCACACATGTGCCGGTTCCAGTCCGCCCAGCAACCCGCCAGCCGCGGCCTGGCCTTGGGTCCTGATGGCCAGGAGGTGACCCCACGACTCACCTGCAGCAGCTCTGCCCTTCCTTGTCTTCTTCTTTGCTGA